One Gelria sp. Kuro-4 DNA segment encodes these proteins:
- a CDS encoding ABC-2 transporter permease: MWTLVGKDFKILRSTLFIYLLLLGISMASMLGFGHGKDWLSMVGAWSFMIPYVCVGRVCYEEETNDGLSLQRALPVRAETIVTAKFLTAVVLTVVPVFLLAGAAKAVQALPWLSSPADISMLPAALTGLVSVGLVMEGLFLFAFFLWGYRRATYVYLLPLLFLLPAFFPDSARVVLLRLKRHLASAFDFYWLLPVAAAAVYAGLALAAQRVFRSKDLA; the protein is encoded by the coding sequence ATGTGGACCCTGGTGGGGAAGGACTTCAAGATCCTGCGCTCGACCTTATTCATCTATCTGCTGCTCCTCGGCATATCCATGGCATCCATGCTGGGTTTTGGGCACGGCAAAGACTGGCTTTCCATGGTGGGAGCGTGGAGCTTCATGATCCCGTACGTGTGCGTCGGCCGTGTTTGTTACGAGGAGGAAACGAATGACGGGCTTAGTTTACAGCGTGCCCTGCCCGTGCGGGCGGAGACCATTGTAACGGCCAAATTCCTGACGGCCGTTGTCCTTACTGTGGTTCCGGTGTTCCTCCTAGCCGGTGCGGCTAAGGCAGTGCAGGCCCTACCCTGGCTGAGCTCGCCGGCCGACATTTCCATGTTGCCGGCGGCGCTTACCGGCCTGGTGTCGGTGGGGCTGGTGATGGAAGGACTGTTTCTCTTCGCCTTTTTCCTTTGGGGTTACCGGCGCGCCACTTATGTGTACCTGCTGCCCCTGCTGTTCCTGCTGCCTGCTTTTTTCCCTGACAGCGCGCGGGTGGTGCTCCTCCGGCTGAAAAGGCACCTGGCCTCGGCCTTTGATTTCTACTGGCTGCTACCGGTGGCGGCGGCGGCCGTGTATGCCGGCCTGGCGCTTGCGGCCCAGCGCGTTTTCCGCAGCAAAGACCTGGCGTAG
- a CDS encoding ABC transporter ATP-binding protein, producing the protein MTAAIEVAGLTKTFPGFTLGPLSFTLPSGFIMGFIGPNGAGKSTTIKCLLNLVHPDGGEVHILGLDARRDEVALHQRVGYVAETHPFYRNTTPEWTARFYSRFYRGWDDELCRKLLAKFQVPARKNITQLSKGTRAKLSLALALAHHPEVLILDEPMAGLDPIVRREVLQEMLGVIQDERRAVFFSTHLLEDVAKVADYVAVLCAGQLVLCREKDDLLADWKSLAFPAALLSELKPWLKTWAQEGERCLGVTGSYRDLTAKRPDLAGQAEVRPLDLEGLLLAEVAHRIP; encoded by the coding sequence ATGACCGCGGCTATCGAAGTGGCCGGCCTCACCAAGACTTTTCCCGGCTTCACCCTGGGCCCGCTTTCCTTTACCCTGCCTTCCGGCTTCATCATGGGCTTCATCGGGCCGAACGGGGCCGGGAAAAGTACCACCATCAAGTGTCTTCTGAACCTCGTGCACCCGGACGGCGGGGAGGTGCATATCCTGGGGCTGGATGCGCGGCGCGATGAGGTGGCCCTGCACCAGCGCGTCGGTTACGTGGCGGAGACCCACCCTTTTTACCGAAACACCACGCCGGAGTGGACGGCGCGCTTTTACTCCCGCTTTTACCGGGGCTGGGACGATGAGCTCTGCCGCAAGCTATTGGCAAAGTTTCAGGTGCCGGCGCGCAAGAACATCACGCAGCTTTCCAAGGGCACGCGCGCTAAGCTCTCCCTTGCTCTGGCCCTGGCTCACCATCCGGAGGTCCTCATCCTGGACGAACCCATGGCCGGGCTCGACCCCATCGTCCGGCGGGAAGTTCTGCAAGAGATGCTGGGCGTGATCCAGGACGAGCGGCGCGCCGTCTTTTTCTCCACCCACCTCCTGGAGGATGTGGCTAAGGTGGCCGACTACGTGGCGGTGCTCTGCGCCGGTCAGCTCGTCCTCTGCCGGGAAAAGGACGACCTGCTGGCCGACTGGAAGAGCTTAGCCTTCCCGGCAGCCCTCCTCAGCGAGCTTAAACCCTGGCTCAAAACCTGGGCCCAAGAGGGGGAGCGCTGCCTGGGAGTGACGGGGAGTTACCGGGACCTTACGGCCAAGCGCCCTGACCTCGCCGGACAGGCGGAGGTGCGTCCCTTGGACCTGGAGGGCCTGCTCCTGGCGGAAGTGGCGCACCGTATCCCGTAA
- a CDS encoding GntR family transcriptional regulator, with protein sequence MLLRVSNENPEPLYQQIVGELRRLILTGRLAPGEPLPSIRELAQQLTTSVITTRRAYLELERQGLIATRPGLGTFVAQLSLDRAKEAARAAAADRLAAAVAEARKLGLSNDEIAALFERALQGGDVNL encoded by the coding sequence TTGCTGCTACGCGTTTCAAACGAAAACCCGGAGCCGCTTTACCAGCAGATTGTCGGCGAGCTCCGGCGCCTTATTCTCACCGGGCGGCTTGCTCCCGGCGAGCCGCTTCCCTCCATTCGCGAGCTGGCGCAGCAGCTCACCACCAGCGTCATCACCACGCGCCGTGCCTACCTGGAGCTGGAGCGCCAGGGGCTCATCGCCACACGCCCGGGGCTGGGGACCTTCGTGGCCCAGCTCAGCCTGGACCGGGCTAAAGAGGCCGCACGCGCCGCGGCCGCCGACCGGCTGGCGGCAGCGGTAGCGGAGGCGCGGAAGCTCGGCCTCAGCAACGACGAGATCGCAGCGCTCTTCGAGCGTGCTCTACAGGGAGGGGATGTCAACCTATGA
- a CDS encoding MarR family winged helix-turn-helix transcriptional regulator: MHSKPLEPLARELRQLLAELSRVTQLVEKSEVGCCGLTLAQCHLLLVVAQGEGGGTAPSDVATTLGLDLSTVSRVADGLVRQNLLVREVDPADRRRNLLFPTAAGKELVRFINQGMNTYARTVLEQIPADKRFAVLESLYLLIAALRKAKGGCCCE, translated from the coding sequence ATGCACTCAAAACCTTTAGAACCCTTAGCCAGGGAACTGCGCCAATTGCTGGCCGAACTGAGCCGGGTCACGCAGCTCGTGGAAAAAAGCGAAGTCGGCTGCTGCGGCCTGACCCTCGCCCAGTGTCACCTGCTGCTTGTGGTGGCTCAGGGTGAAGGCGGGGGGACAGCGCCGAGCGATGTCGCAACCACACTAGGGCTGGATCTGAGCACGGTAAGCCGCGTGGCTGACGGGCTGGTCCGGCAGAACTTGCTCGTGAGGGAGGTGGACCCGGCCGACCGCCGTCGCAACCTGCTCTTCCCCACCGCAGCTGGCAAAGAACTGGTGCGGTTCATAAACCAGGGTATGAATACCTACGCACGCACGGTGCTCGAGCAGATCCCGGCGGACAAGCGGTTCGCCGTGCTGGAGAGTCTCTATTTGCTCATCGCCGCCCTACGCAAAGCCAAAGGAGGGTGCTGCTGTGAATGA
- the arsM gene encoding arsenite methyltransferase yields the protein MNDSVKNAVRTKYAHLARQALSGSTCSCCSSPDFSCSAYTAAETAGLPAGLAQSSLGCGNPTALAGLRPGEVVLDLGSGAGLDVLLAAQRVGPEGKVYGLDMTDEMLELARRNQRASGISNVEFMKGEMENIPLPDNHIDVIMSNCVINLAADKAVVLKEAYRVLKPGGRLAISDMVWRREVPHWLREQVELWAGCVAGALTEAEYRRLLEEAGFTDVKLEVTHVFSEADLPVGHLSEETTEQLAPYAGSLVSAFVQARARGQV from the coding sequence GTGAATGATTCCGTGAAGAATGCCGTCCGCACCAAGTACGCCCATCTGGCCCGACAGGCCCTGTCCGGTTCGACCTGCAGCTGTTGTTCTTCCCCGGATTTCAGTTGCTCCGCTTATACGGCCGCAGAAACGGCCGGCCTGCCCGCGGGGCTTGCCCAGTCCTCCCTGGGCTGCGGCAACCCTACCGCCTTGGCCGGTTTGCGCCCGGGTGAAGTGGTCCTCGATTTAGGGAGCGGGGCAGGTCTGGACGTCTTGCTCGCCGCCCAGCGGGTGGGACCGGAAGGCAAGGTATACGGCCTGGACATGACCGACGAGATGCTGGAACTCGCCCGCCGCAACCAGCGCGCAAGCGGGATCAGCAACGTGGAGTTCATGAAGGGTGAAATGGAAAACATACCCCTTCCGGACAACCACATCGATGTGATCATGTCCAATTGCGTGATCAACCTGGCGGCAGATAAGGCCGTCGTCCTTAAGGAGGCTTATCGCGTGCTGAAGCCGGGTGGACGCTTGGCCATCTCGGATATGGTGTGGCGCCGCGAGGTACCCCACTGGCTGCGCGAGCAGGTGGAGCTCTGGGCCGGCTGCGTCGCCGGTGCCCTTACCGAGGCGGAGTACCGCCGGCTGCTGGAAGAAGCGGGATTTACGGACGTGAAACTGGAGGTAACCCACGTCTTTAGTGAGGCCGACCTCCCGGTAGGTCACCTGAGTGAAGAGACCACAGAGCAACTCGCCCCGTATGCAGGTTCGCTGGTGAGCGCCTTCGTGCAGGCACGGGCACGGGGTCAGGTATAA
- a CDS encoding RNA polymerase sigma factor, which produces MARSASLENDAPALRVLFELFYEDAYRSAYMITRNQHQAEDVTQEAFLKAFNHFDTLAEPKKFGAWLKSIVVRTAIDLLRREKRFVFSDELEGESGEAGLYPAAFPLPEQELERAELKAVVRQAVAALPAKQQLVVVLKFYHGLKDPEIAQVLQVSVGTVKSRAHRALLTLAKRLGPYVQGRRSTALDPTSLERGGVGE; this is translated from the coding sequence ATGGCACGAAGCGCGTCCCTCGAAAACGACGCCCCCGCCCTGCGGGTGCTCTTCGAGCTCTTTTATGAAGATGCATACCGCAGTGCCTACATGATCACCCGTAACCAGCATCAGGCCGAGGATGTTACGCAGGAGGCCTTTCTCAAGGCTTTTAACCACTTCGATACGCTGGCCGAACCGAAAAAGTTCGGCGCCTGGCTCAAGTCCATCGTTGTGCGCACGGCCATCGACCTGCTGCGGCGCGAAAAGCGGTTCGTGTTCTCGGACGAACTGGAAGGCGAATCCGGGGAGGCCGGGCTTTATCCCGCCGCCTTCCCCCTGCCGGAGCAAGAACTGGAGCGTGCAGAACTCAAGGCAGTGGTGCGGCAGGCCGTCGCCGCTCTGCCGGCCAAGCAGCAGCTCGTGGTAGTGCTGAAGTTCTACCACGGCCTCAAGGACCCGGAAATCGCCCAGGTTCTCCAGGTCTCGGTGGGGACGGTCAAGTCGCGTGCGCACCGCGCCCTCCTTACTTTAGCCAAAAGGTTAGGACCTTATGTGCAGGGTCGTCGCAGCACCGCGCTGGATCCTACCTCGCTTGAGCGAGGGGGTGTGGGTGAATGA
- a CDS encoding DUF4367 domain-containing protein: MTSLNKWKELEKLLQESLHDEAAQVAVPPAEEAWARLAASLGRKPARHVWPERLRRFSPLAAAVLAAVVLTAAALGYSSAAGAFGRRFFSLVVNVLQGETQPQDVHISMSNVTPPPPGAPPPPPDWPLATGERVVTPAEAHKEAGFAFKEPAYLPRGLARDIVTLLPAQVNQYFRGQDGKLILRQHHTPRDFAASSFFRNARVEKVNISGAEGTLVVQRNPFTQRDEVTLLWFADNIEFRLEGNISSREALKVARSLK; this comes from the coding sequence ATGACCTCGCTGAATAAGTGGAAAGAACTCGAAAAGCTTCTCCAAGAGAGCCTCCACGATGAGGCCGCCCAGGTGGCTGTGCCCCCGGCGGAGGAGGCCTGGGCACGCCTCGCTGCTTCACTGGGCCGAAAACCGGCGCGTCACGTGTGGCCCGAGCGGCTGCGCCGCTTCTCACCCCTGGCGGCCGCCGTGCTCGCAGCCGTAGTCCTCACCGCAGCGGCCCTAGGTTATTCCTCCGCGGCCGGCGCTTTCGGCCGCCGCTTCTTCTCGCTGGTCGTGAACGTTCTCCAAGGGGAAACCCAGCCCCAGGACGTGCACATCTCCATGTCCAACGTAACCCCGCCCCCGCCCGGCGCGCCCCCGCCGCCACCGGACTGGCCGCTGGCCACCGGGGAACGGGTGGTCACCCCGGCGGAAGCCCACAAAGAGGCCGGCTTTGCCTTTAAGGAACCCGCGTACCTGCCGCGCGGCCTGGCGCGCGACATCGTGACCCTTCTGCCGGCCCAGGTCAATCAGTACTTTCGGGGCCAGGACGGGAAGCTTATCCTCCGCCAGCACCATACCCCGCGTGACTTCGCCGCCAGTTCTTTCTTCCGCAACGCCCGGGTGGAAAAGGTGAACATCAGCGGCGCCGAGGGCACCCTGGTCGTGCAGCGCAACCCGTTCACCCAGCGCGACGAGGTCACCCTCCTCTGGTTTGCAGACAACATCGAGTTCCGCCTGGAGGGCAACATCAGCTCCCGTGAGGCTCTCAAGGTCGCCCGCTCCCTAAAATAG
- a CDS encoding helix-turn-helix transcriptional regulator → MYEPQQWPHRHGACGCHGPGAGGRREGFIQPCLLLLLLEKPAHGYELLDRLGDFGLAEADPGGIYRNLKRLEEEGYIASTWETGGPGPARKEYRVTPEGEDLLHAWANALTQQKKNLERFLARYQGYFGAKGGEA, encoded by the coding sequence ATGTACGAGCCTCAGCAGTGGCCGCACCGGCACGGTGCGTGCGGTTGCCACGGGCCGGGTGCCGGCGGCCGGCGGGAGGGGTTCATCCAGCCCTGCCTGCTTCTCCTGCTACTGGAAAAGCCGGCCCACGGCTACGAGCTGTTGGATCGGCTGGGCGACTTCGGCCTGGCGGAGGCCGACCCGGGGGGCATCTACCGCAATCTCAAGCGCCTGGAAGAAGAGGGCTACATCGCGTCCACCTGGGAAACAGGCGGGCCCGGGCCGGCGCGCAAGGAGTACCGGGTGACCCCGGAAGGTGAAGACCTGCTCCATGCCTGGGCGAACGCCCTGACACAACAAAAAAAGAACCTGGAAAGGTTCCTTGCCCGTTATCAAGGATACTTCGGCGCGAAAGGAGGTGAAGCATGA
- the csrA gene encoding carbon storage regulator CsrA, which translates to MLILSRKPGQSIMIGDDIEVTVLEWQDGQVSLGITAPRQVPVHRREVYEAIARENQAAAAPTKLDLAKLPRRS; encoded by the coding sequence GTGCTGATTCTCAGCCGCAAGCCCGGGCAAAGCATCATGATCGGCGACGACATCGAGGTGACCGTACTCGAGTGGCAGGACGGGCAGGTTTCCTTGGGTATTACCGCCCCGCGGCAGGTCCCTGTCCACCGGCGGGAGGTCTACGAAGCCATTGCCCGGGAGAACCAGGCCGCGGCTGCCCCCACGAAACTGGACCTGGCGAAACTCCCCAGGCGAAGTTAG
- the fliW gene encoding flagellar assembly protein FliW translates to MRCPTTRFGELEVVPDAVITFPQGVPGFMHLREFFFVPVPENPAFFWLQALAAAEVAFLVTDPFLFFPDYVVDLPAAAKELLGAEQPEDVSVHVILRVPAGGSAADITANLLAPVVVNRRLRRAAQVVLDGSGYPLRAPLFAPSRKAAAGGGR, encoded by the coding sequence ATGCGCTGCCCGACAACGCGCTTTGGTGAGCTGGAGGTTGTCCCGGACGCCGTTATAACTTTTCCCCAGGGCGTGCCGGGCTTTATGCATCTGAGGGAGTTCTTTTTTGTGCCGGTGCCCGAAAACCCGGCCTTCTTCTGGCTCCAGGCTCTGGCCGCCGCCGAGGTGGCTTTTCTGGTGACGGATCCGTTTCTCTTCTTCCCGGATTATGTTGTAGATCTGCCGGCGGCGGCGAAAGAACTCCTCGGCGCCGAGCAGCCGGAGGATGTCAGCGTGCATGTAATCCTACGCGTCCCGGCCGGTGGCAGCGCCGCGGACATAACGGCCAATCTTCTTGCCCCCGTAGTGGTGAACCGGCGCCTGCGCCGGGCTGCACAGGTGGTGCTGGACGGGTCCGGGTATCCTCTGCGCGCGCCACTATTTGCTCCTTCCAGGAAAGCTGCCGCCGGGGGAGGGCGGTAG
- a CDS encoding DUF6470 family protein — protein sequence MQRVTLEIHTQPALIGLETKTARAPIRTGLRPLRLEIAHPRLALDIRRPRVFLDASAAWSYAGLASYAELGFLVRDQSYQDVLAAIGEAAEEGDRLAAFWLPGNTIPDVAAEKPSPRPPFNYGAPPVDPVQSEVIPGNVRGEFSPGHAAAYLGPQPPGTPYEPGALRVYLRQYPAIEIRAHLVDESV from the coding sequence GTGCAACGGGTGACTTTGGAGATTCACACGCAGCCGGCCCTTATCGGCTTGGAGACGAAAACGGCCCGGGCTCCCATCCGCACCGGGCTCAGGCCTTTGCGGCTGGAAATTGCGCACCCCAGGCTGGCACTCGACATACGCCGGCCGCGCGTGTTTCTCGACGCCAGTGCGGCCTGGTCATACGCCGGCCTAGCATCGTACGCAGAGCTCGGGTTTCTCGTGCGGGACCAGAGCTACCAGGACGTGCTCGCCGCCATCGGCGAGGCGGCGGAGGAAGGCGACCGCCTGGCGGCTTTTTGGCTGCCGGGGAACACCATCCCGGACGTGGCGGCGGAAAAGCCTTCTCCCCGGCCGCCCTTCAATTACGGCGCGCCGCCGGTCGACCCGGTGCAGAGCGAGGTGATTCCCGGGAACGTGCGGGGAGAGTTCTCGCCCGGGCATGCGGCCGCCTACCTTGGACCGCAGCCGCCGGGTACCCCCTACGAGCCCGGCGCGCTAAGGGTTTACCTGCGCCAGTATCCGGCGATTGAGATCCGCGCCCATCTTGTGGACGAATCGGTTTAG
- the flgL gene encoding flagellar hook-associated protein FlgL, whose amino-acid sequence MRITNGMLSATFMQDLNRNLRGLAKYQHQLASGKRVSRPSDDPVAIVKSLRLRSDLGDIEQFVKNADHALSWLSTTDIALGQAGDILQRVNELAVQAANGTNPQQALDAIREEVGQLLEQLVQVANTSQAGQYIFAGTATKAKPFSLDPSTYTVSYAGNEAKRETEVGTNITIPYNVTGMEAFYYDKDAGKTIFTVVQNLYVHLKSGDTAAISDQDLADLNQAIDHLLAVRAEVGARVNRLELTKSRLDDANINFTDLLSKAEDMDVAQVIMELKNQENVYRAALATGARIIQPTLVDFLR is encoded by the coding sequence ATGCGTATCACCAACGGCATGCTTAGTGCCACCTTCATGCAGGATCTCAATCGAAACCTGCGGGGGCTGGCCAAGTACCAGCACCAGCTGGCCAGCGGCAAGCGCGTGAGCCGCCCCTCCGATGACCCGGTGGCCATCGTCAAGAGCCTGCGCCTGCGCTCCGACCTGGGCGACATCGAGCAGTTCGTGAAGAACGCCGACCACGCCCTCTCCTGGCTCAGCACCACCGACATCGCACTCGGCCAGGCGGGGGATATCCTGCAGCGGGTGAACGAGCTGGCCGTGCAGGCGGCCAACGGCACCAACCCGCAGCAGGCCCTCGATGCCATAAGGGAAGAGGTGGGGCAGCTTCTTGAGCAGTTGGTGCAGGTGGCGAACACCTCACAGGCCGGACAATACATTTTCGCCGGCACTGCCACCAAAGCTAAGCCTTTCAGCCTTGACCCAAGTACTTACACAGTTAGTTACGCAGGCAATGAGGCCAAAAGGGAAACTGAAGTAGGCACCAACATTACGATCCCTTACAATGTGACGGGCATGGAAGCCTTTTATTACGATAAGGACGCCGGCAAAACCATCTTTACAGTCGTTCAGAACTTGTATGTGCACCTAAAATCAGGAGACACCGCTGCAATTTCAGATCAGGACCTGGCTGACCTTAATCAAGCCATCGACCACCTCCTGGCCGTGCGCGCCGAGGTGGGCGCCCGGGTCAACCGCTTGGAGCTGACCAAGTCCCGCCTGGACGACGCCAACATCAACTTCACCGACCTCCTTTCCAAGGCCGAGGACATGGACGTGGCCCAGGTCATCATGGAACTCAAGAACCAGGAGAACGTCTACCGCGCCGCCCTGGCCACCGGCGCCCGCATCATCCAGCCCACCCTCGTCGATTTCCTCCGCTGA
- the flgK gene encoding flagellar hook-associated protein FlgK, translating to MSTFFGIEIGRRALMAQQRALETTSHNVANANTKGYSRQEAVLATTTPYSYPGMGAGQLGTGVEVQRMRRLRESFLDAQFRNESKALGRWEVRRDTLEKLEAILNEPGDDGLSKLMDRFFAAWQELAKNPEGEAARSVVRQEGIALAEAFNHLAGQLNDLSADLSTSVGVRVNEVNSLARQIRDLNAQIVKAESGNMAANDLRDRRDLLLDELAKVVPIQVEEDRYGAVSIVVRDHTLLSGQQVSELAFNPSTGKVTWPDGAELTVGEHPYGSLEGLLEARDSVVEDYKAQLDELAGYIAQAVNAQHEAGAGLDGSTGVSFFTGSAAGSLKVSDEIMGDLRKIAAAQNPAGNSPPGTVPPPPGDGSNALLIAQLKNGAWVDTDGDGTPETNVIFSDKYNSWVADLGVKGQEASRMVDNQELLTSQLDSRRQAVSGVSLDEEMTNMVRFQQAYNAAARVITAVDEMLDTLISRTGIAGR from the coding sequence GTGAGCACATTCTTCGGGATTGAGATCGGGCGCCGCGCGCTCATGGCGCAGCAGCGGGCGCTGGAAACAACGAGCCACAACGTCGCCAACGCCAACACCAAGGGCTACTCGCGACAAGAGGCGGTGCTGGCTACCACCACACCTTACTCCTACCCGGGCATGGGGGCCGGGCAGCTGGGGACCGGCGTGGAGGTGCAGCGCATGCGCCGGCTGCGCGAAAGCTTCCTTGACGCGCAGTTCCGCAACGAATCCAAGGCCCTGGGCCGCTGGGAAGTACGGCGCGACACGCTGGAGAAGCTGGAGGCCATCCTCAATGAGCCGGGCGACGATGGGCTGAGCAAGCTCATGGACCGCTTCTTCGCCGCCTGGCAGGAGCTGGCCAAGAACCCGGAGGGCGAGGCCGCCCGTTCTGTGGTACGCCAGGAAGGGATCGCGCTCGCCGAGGCCTTCAATCACCTGGCCGGCCAACTGAACGACTTATCTGCTGATCTGAGTACATCGGTCGGGGTACGGGTAAACGAGGTCAACTCGTTGGCCCGCCAGATCCGGGATCTAAACGCCCAGATCGTCAAGGCCGAGTCCGGCAACATGGCCGCCAACGACCTGCGCGACCGGCGCGACCTACTGCTCGACGAGCTGGCCAAGGTGGTGCCGATTCAGGTGGAAGAGGACCGCTACGGCGCCGTGAGCATCGTGGTGCGCGACCACACCCTCTTAAGCGGCCAGCAGGTTAGCGAGCTGGCCTTTAATCCGAGCACTGGCAAAGTCACCTGGCCCGACGGCGCTGAACTTACCGTAGGCGAACATCCCTACGGCAGCCTGGAAGGGCTGCTCGAAGCGCGGGACAGCGTAGTGGAGGACTATAAAGCACAGCTCGATGAGCTGGCGGGCTACATCGCCCAGGCCGTGAATGCCCAGCACGAGGCTGGTGCCGGCCTCGATGGTTCCACTGGAGTGAGCTTCTTCACCGGCTCCGCTGCAGGCAGCCTCAAGGTCAGCGACGAGATCATGGGGGACTTAAGGAAAATCGCCGCGGCGCAGAATCCGGCCGGCAATTCACCGCCGGGCACAGTTCCTCCTCCTCCGGGCGACGGCTCCAACGCCCTGCTCATCGCCCAGCTCAAAAACGGTGCGTGGGTGGACACCGACGGTGATGGTACACCCGAGACGAATGTGATCTTCTCCGACAAATACAACTCCTGGGTGGCCGACCTGGGCGTCAAAGGCCAAGAGGCCAGCCGCATGGTGGACAACCAGGAGCTCCTCACCTCGCAGCTCGACAGCCGCCGGCAGGCGGTCTCCGGCGTGTCGCTGGACGAAGAGATGACCAACATGGTCCGCTTCCAGCAGGCCTACAACGCCGCGGCGCGCGTGATCACCGCCGTGGACGAGATGCTGGATACCTTGATCAGCCGCACCGGCATCGCAGGGAGGTAG
- a CDS encoding flagellar protein FlgN: MSAAALTELTRLLEEQVQLYRTLNELAGRKEEALRLADVEAVEQINKLEQALVVKGGRLEKQRYEAQADLAVAWGVPVAELTLRAIAERADWATVARCRAAGAELGKLLAELEERNARCASIIAGALELVKRTLGGVAAGKNLVDRRV, from the coding sequence ATGAGCGCTGCGGCCTTGACCGAGTTAACCCGGCTGCTGGAGGAACAGGTGCAGCTGTACCGCACTTTAAATGAACTGGCGGGGCGCAAAGAGGAGGCCCTACGCCTCGCCGACGTAGAAGCGGTGGAGCAAATCAACAAGCTGGAGCAGGCCTTGGTGGTTAAGGGCGGGAGACTCGAAAAGCAGCGCTATGAGGCCCAGGCGGACCTGGCGGTGGCCTGGGGCGTGCCCGTGGCAGAACTTACGCTGCGGGCCATTGCCGAGCGGGCGGACTGGGCGACGGTGGCCCGCTGCCGGGCGGCGGGCGCAGAGCTGGGAAAGCTGCTCGCTGAACTTGAGGAGCGCAACGCGCGCTGTGCCAGCATCATCGCCGGCGCATTGGAGCTCGTGAAGCGCACCTTGGGCGGTGTGGCGGCCGGGAAAAACCTGGTAGACCGCCGGGTGTAA
- the flgM gene encoding flagellar biosynthesis anti-sigma factor FlgM, with product MTITSPGLNGVLSAYAGQKVAAAESKRAARTKSAGGDQVILSQQARDLSRARKLVAQSSAVRADKVKRLAAEIAAGTYQVDPEAVAEKMLAAPRLLDREA from the coding sequence ATGACCATTACTTCCCCCGGGCTCAACGGGGTTCTCTCGGCCTACGCGGGCCAGAAAGTTGCAGCAGCGGAGTCGAAGCGCGCTGCTCGGACCAAATCCGCCGGCGGCGATCAGGTAATCCTGTCGCAGCAGGCGCGGGACTTGAGCCGTGCCCGAAAGCTGGTGGCGCAAAGTTCGGCCGTTCGTGCCGATAAAGTTAAGCGCTTGGCCGCCGAGATTGCGGCCGGGACGTACCAGGTGGATCCGGAGGCGGTGGCGGAGAAGATGCTGGCGGCTCCCCGTCTCCTCGACCGGGAGGCTTAG
- a CDS encoding MerR family transcriptional regulator, with protein MEVRNCPRCGKMFAYSGFKLCPACRREEENLFAQVESYLRTHPGANLEAVAEGTGIDKEIILDFIRNGRLVTLKAEGLLRCEICGRPIDQGRICRQCAGQLKKGLVQERKPAAPAPAEEGRDHRLHIADLVMGKTGEGYKRRPEKK; from the coding sequence GTGGAAGTACGCAACTGCCCGCGCTGCGGGAAAATGTTTGCCTATTCGGGGTTCAAGCTTTGCCCGGCCTGCCGGCGGGAAGAGGAGAACCTGTTCGCCCAGGTGGAAAGCTATCTGCGTACGCACCCGGGGGCCAACCTGGAAGCGGTGGCGGAAGGTACGGGGATCGATAAGGAGATCATCCTCGATTTCATCCGCAATGGACGGCTGGTCACCCTGAAGGCCGAAGGGCTGCTGCGCTGCGAGATCTGCGGGCGGCCCATCGACCAGGGGCGCATCTGCCGGCAGTGTGCGGGGCAGCTGAAAAAGGGTCTGGTCCAAGAAAGAAAGCCGGCTGCGCCGGCCCCGGCGGAAGAAGGGCGCGACCACCGGCTGCACATTGCCGACCTGGTAATGGGAAAGACCGGTGAAGGGTACAAGCGCCGGCCGGAAAAAAAGTAA